In the genome of Nocardioides seonyuensis, one region contains:
- the pepN gene encoding aminopeptidase N — translation MTLRSLTREEAAQRSSLVSVQRYDIAVDLTGLLEGSRFSSVSTISFTCREPGAATFVDCVADVERATLNGTELDAGSIADGRILVTDLAAENVLVVEASTTNTASGEGILRTVDPTDKLVYVWTSLEPDEARRLWACFDQPDLKAPHAFTVTAPESWLVTSNSAPESVEPSGESRVWTYPPTPPLSTYVVVVNAGPFHEVRVQHDGHDLGFYCRQSLVPHLERDLDELVTLTRQGLAFFGERFGVPFPQERYDQVFVPNLGGAMENWGCVTYGDGQLFRTPPTHAQRSTRAEFVLHEMAHMWFGDLVTMTWWDDLWLNEAFASWAANWGLARATEFSDQWAEFLAAMKRTAYEMDMSPARHPIRSEVADVSGAMANFDAITYVKGQSVLHQLVAYIGEDAFVEGLRDYFSRYAYSNTRLADLMECYERSSGRDLSAWTTAWLDQAGPDVLALEGTDLVADAPPGQEPRPHRLALAGYTVAEGQLTETGRQHVEVSGARTPVAAPEGDLVLVNAGDLTFAAVRPDESSRRLMLVHIADFTDPLDRALVAATAGQLLLLGEVAPREVAGALTRAIAAETSPALVEPFLSQAIGVADRWAPAGEAPGLLSDFADAVLEVVDRPDQRQPALRALASAASSEKHWAVLEEAVAGSSDNDLAWRMHARRAELGQYDEAAVTRLLESDPDPDAHMRRLAVLAARPDVEAKEEVWRAFFVDYSVPASRETLVLGATFWRPGQAELLKPFTLRYLEELHTLKGGLLNQGLTIRAMYPLGAGDAEFLAAAEAASEDASLSAYARNQLKANGFVLDRILAARKL, via the coding sequence ATGACGTTGCGCAGCCTGACTCGGGAAGAAGCCGCCCAGAGGTCCTCACTGGTCTCGGTCCAGCGGTACGACATCGCGGTCGACCTCACCGGGCTCCTCGAGGGCTCGCGGTTCTCCTCGGTCAGCACCATCTCCTTCACCTGCCGGGAGCCGGGCGCGGCCACCTTCGTCGACTGTGTCGCCGACGTGGAGCGGGCGACCCTCAACGGCACCGAGCTGGACGCCGGCTCCATCGCCGACGGACGCATCCTCGTGACCGACCTGGCCGCCGAGAACGTCCTGGTGGTGGAGGCCAGCACGACCAACACCGCCTCGGGTGAGGGCATCCTGCGCACCGTCGATCCCACGGACAAGCTCGTCTACGTCTGGACGAGCCTGGAGCCCGACGAGGCACGCCGGCTGTGGGCCTGCTTCGACCAACCCGACCTCAAGGCGCCGCACGCCTTCACCGTCACGGCCCCCGAGTCGTGGCTCGTCACCTCCAACAGTGCTCCCGAGTCGGTCGAGCCGAGCGGCGAGTCCCGGGTCTGGACCTACCCGCCGACGCCGCCCCTGTCGACGTACGTCGTGGTGGTCAATGCAGGCCCCTTCCACGAGGTGCGTGTCCAGCACGACGGCCACGACCTCGGCTTCTACTGCCGGCAGTCGTTGGTGCCCCACCTCGAGCGTGACCTCGACGAGCTCGTCACCCTGACCCGACAGGGCCTCGCCTTCTTCGGCGAGCGGTTCGGTGTGCCCTTCCCGCAGGAGCGCTACGACCAGGTGTTCGTGCCGAACCTGGGCGGGGCGATGGAGAACTGGGGGTGCGTCACCTACGGCGACGGCCAGCTGTTCCGCACTCCCCCGACGCACGCGCAGCGGTCGACGCGCGCAGAGTTCGTGCTCCACGAGATGGCCCACATGTGGTTCGGCGACCTGGTCACGATGACCTGGTGGGACGACCTGTGGCTCAACGAGGCGTTCGCCTCCTGGGCGGCCAACTGGGGACTGGCTCGGGCCACGGAGTTCTCCGACCAGTGGGCGGAGTTCCTCGCAGCCATGAAGCGCACGGCCTACGAGATGGACATGAGCCCGGCGCGCCATCCCATCCGCAGCGAGGTGGCTGACGTCAGCGGCGCGATGGCCAACTTCGACGCGATCACCTACGTCAAGGGGCAGAGCGTCCTCCACCAGCTGGTGGCCTACATCGGGGAGGACGCCTTCGTCGAGGGCCTGCGCGACTACTTCTCCCGCTACGCCTACTCCAACACCCGCCTGGCTGACCTGATGGAGTGCTACGAGCGCTCCTCCGGACGCGACCTGTCCGCGTGGACCACCGCGTGGCTGGACCAGGCCGGGCCTGACGTGCTTGCCCTGGAAGGGACCGACCTGGTCGCAGACGCGCCCCCGGGCCAGGAGCCCCGTCCGCACCGCCTCGCGCTGGCGGGCTACACCGTCGCAGAGGGACAGCTCACCGAGACCGGTCGCCAGCACGTGGAGGTGTCAGGCGCACGCACCCCGGTGGCTGCACCCGAGGGAGACCTGGTCCTGGTGAACGCGGGCGACCTCACGTTCGCCGCAGTCCGCCCCGACGAGTCGTCCCGGCGTCTGATGCTCGTGCACATCGCCGACTTCACCGACCCGCTCGACCGTGCGCTCGTCGCTGCGACGGCCGGCCAGCTGCTCCTGCTCGGCGAGGTGGCGCCGCGCGAGGTCGCCGGCGCGCTGACCCGAGCCATCGCTGCCGAGACGAGCCCGGCCCTGGTGGAGCCGTTCCTCTCCCAGGCCATCGGTGTCGCCGACCGCTGGGCGCCGGCCGGCGAGGCACCCGGGTTGCTCAGCGACTTCGCCGACGCTGTCCTCGAGGTGGTCGACAGGCCCGACCAGCGCCAGCCGGCACTGCGAGCGCTGGCCAGTGCCGCGTCGAGCGAGAAGCATTGGGCCGTCCTCGAGGAGGCAGTTGCCGGGTCCAGCGACAACGACCTGGCCTGGCGGATGCATGCCCGGCGCGCAGAGCTGGGACAGTACGACGAAGCTGCCGTCACCCGCCTGCTGGAGTCCGACCCGGATCCCGACGCCCACATGCGCCGGCTCGCGGTCCTGGCCGCGCGCCCGGACGTCGAGGCCAAGGAGGAGGTCTGGAGGGCATTCTTCGTGGACTACTCGGTTCCCGCCAGCCGGGAGACGCTCGTGCTGGGCGCCACCTTCTGGCGGCCCGGGCAGGCCGAGCTGCTCAAGCCCTTCACCCTGCGCTACCTCGAAGAGCTGCACACCCTCAAGGGCGGTCTGCTCAACCAGGGCCTCACCATCCGGGCGATGTATCCCCTCGGAGCCGGGGACGCGGAGTTCCTCGCGGCCGCGGAGGCCGCGTCGGAGGATGCTTCGCTCAGTGCCTACGCGCGCAACCAGCTCAAGGCCAACGGCTTCGTGCTCGACCGCATCCTCGCGGCCCGCAAGCTGTGA